A single region of the Duganella sp. BuS-21 genome encodes:
- a CDS encoding NADP-dependent oxidoreductase, with translation METNLQFRLAARPVGMVKDSDWQQADEPLRPLADGEIRVKVLYLSLDPAMRGWMNEGKSYIRPVAIGEVMRAGGVGVVVESASPKFALGDHVAGGTGVQRYWTGAADDKSGAFFKVDPKLAPLTTYLNTLGMPGMTAYFGLLESGQPKAGETVVVSGAAGAVGQTVGQVAKQLGCRVVGIAGGKEKCDFVVNELGFDACIDYKNDSVKDGLKQHCPQGVDVYFDNVGGEILDTVLTRINLKARIVICGAISQYNNTTPVKGPSNYLALLVNRARMEGIVVFDYADRYHVGVSTLAGWLKSGKIKSKEDIVQGIENFPQALNMLFDGKNFGKLVLQVATP, from the coding sequence ATGGAGACAAATCTGCAATTCCGCCTGGCCGCGCGCCCGGTCGGCATGGTCAAGGACAGCGACTGGCAGCAGGCCGACGAGCCGCTGCGCCCGCTGGCCGACGGCGAAATCCGCGTCAAGGTCTTGTACCTGTCGCTCGACCCGGCCATGCGCGGCTGGATGAACGAAGGCAAATCCTATATCCGTCCGGTGGCCATTGGCGAGGTCATGCGCGCCGGCGGCGTCGGCGTGGTGGTCGAGTCGGCCTCGCCGAAGTTCGCGCTCGGCGACCACGTCGCCGGCGGCACCGGCGTGCAGCGCTACTGGACCGGAGCGGCCGACGACAAGAGCGGCGCCTTCTTCAAGGTCGATCCGAAACTGGCGCCGCTGACCACCTACCTCAATACGCTGGGCATGCCGGGCATGACCGCCTACTTCGGCTTGCTGGAATCGGGCCAGCCCAAGGCCGGCGAAACGGTGGTGGTGTCGGGCGCGGCCGGCGCGGTGGGCCAGACCGTGGGCCAGGTCGCCAAGCAGCTGGGCTGCCGCGTGGTCGGCATCGCCGGCGGCAAGGAGAAATGCGATTTCGTGGTCAACGAACTCGGCTTCGACGCCTGCATCGACTACAAGAACGACTCGGTCAAGGACGGCCTCAAGCAGCACTGCCCGCAGGGCGTGGACGTCTACTTCGACAACGTCGGCGGCGAGATCCTCGACACCGTGCTCACCCGCATCAACCTGAAGGCGCGCATCGTCATCTGCGGCGCCATCTCGCAGTACAACAACACCACGCCGGTCAAGGGACCGTCGAACTACCTGGCGTTGCTGGTCAACCGCGCCCGCATGGAAGGCATCGTGGTGTTCGACTACGCCGACCGCTACCACGTCGGCGTGAGCACGCTGGCCGGCTGGCTCAAGTCCGGCAAGATCAAGAGCAAGGAAGACATCGTGCAAGGCATCGAGAACTTCCCGCAAGCCTTGAACATGCTATTCGACGGTAAAAACTTCGGCAAGCTGGTGTTGCAGGTGGCGACGCCGTAA
- the purU gene encoding formyltetrahydrofolate deformylase yields the protein MSNPEYILTLSCLDQRGIVHRVSGFLADHGCNIIDSAQFGDSESHLFFMRVHFALEDRAVGDQLLRADFGLLAADMKLDWELRDAHYKPRVMLMVSKIGHCLNDLLFRYKSGLLPVEIPAIVSNHMDFYQLAASYNIPFHHLPLATGAPVEAKLVQEARIIELMNTHQIDLVVLARYMQILSPGLCTALKGKAINIHHSFLPSFKGAKPYAQAHHRGVKLIGATAHFVTGDLDEGPIIEQDVERVDHSMDADTLSAIGRDVECVVLARAVKWFVEHRILQNGDKTVVFK from the coding sequence ATGAGCAATCCCGAATACATTTTGACACTGTCTTGCCTGGATCAGCGCGGAATCGTTCATCGCGTATCGGGCTTCCTCGCCGACCACGGCTGCAACATCATCGACTCGGCCCAGTTCGGCGATAGCGAGTCGCACCTGTTCTTCATGCGCGTGCATTTCGCGCTGGAGGACCGCGCCGTCGGCGACCAGCTGCTGCGCGCCGACTTCGGCCTGCTGGCGGCCGACATGAAGCTGGACTGGGAGCTGCGCGACGCCCACTACAAGCCGCGCGTGATGCTGATGGTGTCGAAGATCGGCCATTGCCTGAACGACCTGCTGTTCCGCTACAAGAGCGGCCTGCTGCCGGTCGAGATCCCGGCCATCGTCTCGAACCACATGGACTTCTACCAGCTGGCGGCGAGCTACAATATTCCGTTCCACCACCTGCCGCTGGCGACCGGTGCGCCGGTGGAAGCCAAGCTGGTGCAGGAAGCACGCATCATCGAGCTGATGAACACACACCAGATCGATCTGGTGGTGCTGGCGCGCTACATGCAGATCCTGTCGCCGGGCCTGTGTACGGCGCTCAAGGGCAAGGCGATCAATATCCACCATTCTTTCCTGCCGAGCTTCAAGGGCGCCAAGCCGTATGCCCAGGCGCACCACCGTGGCGTCAAGCTGATCGGCGCTACGGCCCACTTCGTCACCGGCGACCTGGACGAAGGCCCGATCATCGAGCAGGACGTCGAGCGCGTCGATCACTCGATGGATGCCGACACCTTGTCGGCCATCGGCCGCGACGTCGAGTGCGTGGTGCTGGCGCGTGCAGTGAAATGGTTTGTCGAACACCGCATTTTGCAAAACGGCGATAAAACCGTCGTCTTCAAGTAA
- a CDS encoding YaeQ family protein — MALKATIYKAELSIADMDRNYYETHQLTMARHPSETDERMMVRLIAFAIHANDALTFTKGLFDVEEPDLWHKDLTGAIELSIEVGQPDEKVILKACGRSEHVYVYSYAATSHIWWKTLANKVERCKNLTVVDLDADATEQLGKMAQRNMQLQCTIQDGQIWLTDGVSTVEVAREVLKAER; from the coding sequence ATGGCCCTCAAAGCAACAATTTACAAAGCGGAACTGTCGATCGCCGACATGGACCGCAATTATTACGAGACGCATCAGCTGACGATGGCGCGTCATCCATCGGAGACCGACGAGCGCATGATGGTGCGCTTGATCGCCTTTGCCATCCACGCCAACGACGCGCTGACCTTTACCAAGGGCTTGTTCGATGTGGAGGAGCCGGATCTGTGGCACAAGGACTTGACCGGCGCCATCGAGCTGTCGATCGAGGTCGGCCAGCCGGATGAGAAGGTGATCCTGAAGGCCTGCGGCCGTTCGGAGCATGTCTACGTTTACAGCTACGCGGCCACCAGCCACATCTGGTGGAAGACCCTGGCCAACAAGGTCGAACGCTGCAAAAACCTGACCGTGGTCGATCTGGACGCCGACGCCACCGAGCAGCTGGGCAAGATGGCCCAGCGTAATATGCAACTGCAATGCACCATCCAGGACGGCCAGATCTGGCTGACCGACGGCGTCAGCACCGTCGAGGTGGCGCGCGAAGTGCTCAAGGCCGAGCGCTGA
- a CDS encoding amidohydrolase family protein: MNAIASSLRCARALPALLLACAATPTFAAETTVAVKAARMVDVRNGALIDNAVVLITGDRITAAGSKLAIPAGAKVIDLGNKTLLPGLIDAHTHITGSPEDAGYGIIAKSIPRITLQGAKNALVTLRAGFTTIRDVGSDGYADIGLRDAINDGDVPGPRILASGPPLGITGGHCDDTMHAPEYKSSALGVADGADEAMKVTRRNIKYGADVIKICATGGVLSFGDDPRTSQYTLEELKAIIGDAHRLGRKTAAHAHGGDGIKLAVLAGVDSIEHGSYIDEEGIKLMKEHRTYLVPTLYLGDWLIDNAEAIKLPKPLLEKAKVVLPLARVNIGKAIKAGVPIAFGTDAAVYPHGLNAREFAVLVKLGMTPAQAIRTATVNAADLLGWSDKVGSIEAGKYADLIAVDGDPLKDVRTLEQVQWVMKGGAVVQ, translated from the coding sequence CGCTATCGCCTCATCCTTACGCTGTGCCCGCGCGCTACCCGCGCTGCTGTTGGCCTGCGCCGCCACCCCCACCTTCGCCGCAGAAACCACCGTCGCCGTCAAAGCCGCCCGCATGGTCGATGTGCGCAACGGCGCGCTGATCGACAACGCCGTCGTGCTCATCACCGGCGACCGCATCACCGCCGCCGGCAGCAAGCTGGCCATTCCCGCCGGCGCCAAGGTCATCGACCTCGGCAACAAAACCCTGCTGCCGGGCCTGATCGACGCCCACACCCACATCACCGGCAGCCCGGAAGACGCCGGCTACGGCATCATCGCCAAGTCGATCCCGCGCATCACGCTGCAAGGCGCCAAGAACGCCCTGGTCACGCTGCGCGCCGGCTTCACCACCATCCGCGACGTCGGTTCCGACGGCTACGCCGACATCGGCCTGCGCGACGCCATCAACGACGGCGACGTGCCCGGCCCGCGCATCCTCGCCTCCGGCCCGCCGCTCGGCATCACCGGCGGCCACTGCGACGACACCATGCACGCGCCCGAATACAAGTCCAGCGCCCTGGGCGTGGCCGACGGCGCCGACGAAGCCATGAAGGTCACCCGCCGCAACATCAAGTACGGCGCCGACGTCATCAAGATCTGCGCCACCGGCGGCGTGCTGTCGTTCGGCGACGACCCGCGCACCTCGCAATACACGCTGGAAGAACTGAAGGCCATCATCGGCGACGCCCACCGCCTTGGCCGCAAGACCGCCGCCCACGCGCACGGCGGCGACGGCATCAAGCTGGCGGTGCTGGCCGGCGTCGATTCGATCGAGCACGGCTCCTACATCGACGAAGAAGGCATCAAGCTGATGAAGGAACACCGGACCTACCTGGTGCCGACCCTGTACCTGGGCGACTGGCTGATCGACAACGCCGAAGCCATCAAGCTGCCCAAGCCGCTGCTGGAAAAAGCCAAGGTGGTGCTGCCGCTGGCGCGCGTCAACATCGGCAAGGCCATCAAGGCCGGCGTGCCGATCGCCTTCGGTACCGACGCCGCCGTCTATCCGCACGGCCTCAACGCGCGTGAGTTCGCGGTGCTGGTCAAACTGGGCATGACGCCGGCGCAAGCCATCCGCACCGCGACCGTGAATGCGGCCGATCTGCTGGGCTGGAGCGACAAGGTGGGCAGCATCGAGGCCGGCAAGTACGCCGACCTGATCGCCGTCGACGGCGATCCGCTGAAAGATGTGCGGACACTGGAGCAAGTCCAGTGGGTCATGAAAGGCGGCGCGGTGGTGCAGTAA